The following nucleotide sequence is from Candidatus Eisenbacteria bacterium.
AATAATCACGGGACCCGCTTGACTTTCACCTTTTATTCACCTATACTGTTGTTTCGGTTCGCAGGGCGCGCATCGCGTACCGCCTGGCGAACAGGGGGTCCCGGACGGCTGCTAACAGGGCGCCATGCGGCCGCCCCGGGGCGCCCACCTTGCGGGTCACGCTACGGCGCCGCCGCGCCATCGCCATCGCTGGGGGCGCGCGGGGCCACGGGGGAAACCTCATGCTCACGCCGCGCCAGTATGCGGCCTATGAATTCATCGCCGGATTCCTCGAGCGTTGGGGGTTCGCCCCATCCTACGAGGAGATCCGCCGCCATTTAGGGCTTCGATCGCTCAACGCGGTGGCGAAGCTGATCGCGCAGCTCCGCCGCCGGGGCGCTTTGGCTCCCTCTCCCTTGAATGCCAAGCGGAGCCTCACCCCTCTGGCGTGGGGAAGGGCGCGCTCGGGGCGCGTCGGCCGGCCCGTGCGAGGGGCGGAGCGCGCCGCCGCGACAATTCCGCTTCTCGGTGTGGTCGCAGCGGGAGAACCCATCGAGGCGATTGAGAACCCCGAGCCGGTCGAGGTGCCGCCATCCCTCCTGGGTCCCGGGGAGCGCTACGCGCTGCGTGTGCGCGGGGACTCGATGATCGAGGACGGAATCCACGACGGGGATCTCATCGTCGTGCGCCGCGCGCTCGAGGCGGACGACGGCCGCACCGTCGTCGCCGTCGTGGACGGCGAGGCTACGCTCAAGCGCTTCTACCGCCACGGCGCCCAGGTCGAGCTTCGCGCCGCGAACGCCGCGCTTCGGCCGATGCAATTCCCGGCCTCGCGAGTCCAGATCCGCGGCATCCTGATCGGGCTCCTGCGCCGCTATTCCTGAGGCAGCGGCCCGCCGTTCTTGCCATGGAACGCACGATTCTCCACGTCGCGATCGACTCGTTTCCCATCCAAGCGGAGCGGCTCCGCTGCCCGAAGCTCGCGGGCCGCCCGCTCGCGCTCGTTCCGAGCGAGTCTCCGCGACCGCACGTCATCATGCCCTCGCGCGAGGCGTGCGAGGCGGGGGTCACGCGGGGGACGCCGCTCGTGCTGGCGCGGCGCCTGTGCCGGGATCTTGTCGCGCTCCCGATCGACCGCGCCTATTACGGCGGGATCGGGGAGTCGATCTTCGGGCGCCTGGCTCCATTCGCGCCCGTTGTCGAACCCGCGGGCGGACCGGGGAGCGGCTCGTCGGAAAGCGGCCGCTTCTTTCTCGACCTGACCGGGGTCGCGCGCACCCATTCCGAAGCGCGGGACCGCGCCGCGCGCGCAGGAAGCGACGTGGAATCCTCCTTCGGGCTCCATCCGACCCTCGGCGTGGCGGTGAACAAGCTCGTGAGCCGGGTCGCGGCACAAGTCGTGGCGCCCGACGGGGATCTCGTCGATGTTTCCGCCGGAAGCGAGGCATCGTTTCTGGCCCCGCTTTCCGTCCACATGCTCCCCGCGGCGCGGGGAGCCGAGGTGGCGCCACGGCTCGATCTTCTCAGCGTCCGCTTCGTCCGTGAGGTTCAGGCTCTCTCGCCTGCGCATCTGGCACGCGCGTTCGGCAAGGCCGGGCTTCTTCTCTGGAGGCAGGCGCGCGGCATGGACTCGACGCCCGTGCGGGCGCCCGCGTTTCGTCCTCACGTCACGGCCGAGGAGACGCTCGCGTGTGAGACGAACGATCGCCGCGCGCTCGCCGCGCACGCGGCGCGGCTGGCGGCCGAGGTGGGCGCGGGGCTCCGGGCACGCGGCGAAGAGGCTCGGTGGCTCATGCTCGCGGTGGACTACGCGGACGGCCGGGGCGCCCGGGCGAGGCGGACCTTCGCGCGGCCGCCGCTCGGGAGCGCAGAGCTTCGCGCCGCGGTGGCGGAGCTGCTCGGGCGCGCTCTCACGCGGCGCGTGAGGGTGCGCAGGCTCAGGCTCGACGCCCGGGGGATCGCGCGCGGGGCGACGCAGCTCCCCCTGTGGGACGTCCAGCCTGAGGAGGGCCCGGGATCGCGCGCGGCGGCTCTCGAGTCGACGATCGACGGCGCACGCGAGCGTTTCGGAGCAGAGGCGCTCGTTCCCGCCGCTTGGATGCTGCATGGCCTCACGATTCGCCCATCTGCACGTTCATAGCCACTACTCGCTCATGCGAGGTGCCGACACGATCGAAGCGCTCGCCCAGGCGGCGCGCGGGCGCGGCATGGATCGCTTCGCGCTCACCGACACGAACGCGCTCTACGGTTTTGTCTTCTACCGGCAGATCTGCGAGGAGCGGGGCCTCAAGCCGATCGCGGGTGCCGAGGTCGTATCCGCGTCCGGGGCCACCCCCGATCGCGCGGGGGCGGCGCCCGATCGCGCGGTGCTTCTCGCGCGGGGCCGCGAGGGCTACCGCTCACTCTGCCGCGTCCTCACCGCGCGGCATCTCGATCCCGATTTCTCGCTCGCCCGGGCGGTCCGCGAGAACGCAGCATCGCTCCTGCTCCTGAGCGGGCAGCGCAGCCTTCTCTCGGTCTTGCGCGACGCGCTCCCGGTCTACGCGGAGCTCGTCCCGGGACGGGACGACCGCGGGCTCCTCCGCTGGGCCCGCGGCGAGGGGATCGCGTGCGTCGCGACGAACGACGTCCACTTCGTCCACCGCGAGGGACACCGCCTCCACCACACGCTCCGCGCGATCGCGCGGAACGCGACGCTCGACCGCGTCCCGCTCGACGACCTCGCCGAGCCCGATCGCACGTTCCTGAGCGCCGAGGAAATGGAGGAGCGGTTTCCCCACGCGCCCGAGGCGATCGAGAACGCGGGGCGGCTGGCCGAGGAATGCGCGGTCGATTGGTCGATGGGGCGGACCGTTTTCCCGTCCTATCCGCTCGAGCGGGGGGACGCCTTCGAGATCCTCCGCGCGCGCTGCGAGGCGGGGATCCTGCACCGATACGGGCGCGATCCGGACCCCGCGGTCCGCGCCCGCTTGGACCGAGAGCTCGCGGTCATCGGAGACAAGGGTTTCGCGGACTACTTTCTCATCGTGGAAGCGATCACCTCACGCACGCCGCGGATCTGTGGGCGCGGATCGGGCGCCGCGAGCATCGTGGCCTACCTCCTGGGCATCACGCACGTCGATCCCGTGCGCCACAACCTCTTCTTCGAGCGCTTCCTCTCGCCGGAGCGCAAGGACCCGCCCGACATCGACGTCGATTTCGCGTGGGACGAGCGCGATCAGATCCAGCTCGACGTCTTACAGGAAAATGGCGCGCCCGTGCGCGCGGCGATGGTCGCGAACCACGTCGGGTTCCGGTCGAGAGCCGCGATCCACGAAATCGCGAAGGTCTACGGCCTCCCGGAGGAGGAGATCCGCAACGTGACGAAGCGGCTCAAGCATTTCTGGGGGCTCGAGGATCCGATCGAGCGCCTCGACGGCCACCCGCGATTCCGCGACGTGGACTTCGAGCCTCCCTGGCCCGAGATTCTCGCGCAGGCCATCGCGCTGGAGGGCCATCCGCGCCATCTCTCGGTGCACAGTGGGGGGATCGTGCTCGTGCCCGACTCGCTCGCCGACCACGTCCCGGTCGAGATCGCTCCCAAGGGAGTGCCGATCGTCCAATGGGAGAAAGACCAGGTCGAAGACTACGGCCTCGTGAAAATGGACCTCCTGGGGAACCGCTCGCTCGCGGTGATCCGCGACGCGCTCTTGGCCGTGGCCCGCAACACCGGGCGCGAGATCGACGAGCGGACGTGGAACCCGATCGACGATCCCGATACCCGGCGACTCGTCGCGGAGGGGGACACGCTCGGGTGCTTCTATGCGGAATCCCCCTCGATGCGCCAGCTTCAGCGAAAGGCGGGCGTCGGCGACTTCGACCACCTCGTCATCCATTCCTCCATCATCCGCCCCGCCGCGAACCGCTACATCCGGGAGTACGTGAGGCGGCTCCAAGGGGGCGCCTACGACCCGATCCATCCCGCGCTCCAGCATACGCTCGACGAGACCTACGGCATCATGGTGTACCAGGAGGACGTGACCAAGGTCTCCATGGAGATGGCGGGGTTCACGCTCGCCCATGCGGAGGGGTTACGCAAGGCGCTCGGGCACAAGCGGCCCGTGAAGCCGCTCCGCGCCTATCAGGAGGAGTTCTTCGCGGGCGCTGCCGAGCGGGGCGTCGACCGGCCGGTGGTGGAACAGGTTTGGGAGATGATCCTGAGCTTCGCCGGCTATTCCTTTTGCAAGCCGCACAGCGCCTCCTACGCGCTCGTGTCGTTTCGCTCGGCGTGGCTCCGCGCGCACTTCCCTGCGGAGTTCATGGCCGCGGTGATTTCGAATCAGGGTGGCTACTACTCCACGTTCGCCTACGTCTCCGAAGCACGCCGCATGGGCCTCCGCGTCCTTCCACCCGATGTGAACGCGAGCGCGCGCGAGTACACCGGGAGGGGCCGCGAGCTTCGCGTGGGGCTGATGCAGCTCAAAGGATTCCATGCGGAGGCGGCTGGCGCGCTCCTCGGGGAGCGCGCGCGCGGAGGGCCGTTCGCCTCCTTCGCGGAGCTGAGACGCCGCGTCGCCCTGCACCTTTCGGATGCGGAGCTGCTTGTCAAATCGGGGGCGTGTGATTCGATCGGGGAGGGGAGGACGCGGCCGGAGCTTCTGTGGGAGCTTTACCTGGGATTGGGGGCGAACGGACGCCCCGGCGCCACGGGCGACCTCTTCGCGCCCGAGCCGGTGAATGCGCCCCACGCCCAGGCCTACGACCGGGCCACCGTACTCCGGCACGAGGTGGAGACCCTCGGCTTTCTGCTCAGCGCGCACCCGCTCGAGCCCTTCGAGCGCGCCCTCAAGACCCGAGGCGTGATCCGCGCCTGCGACCTCTCCCGCCACGCCGGACAGCGCGTCCGGGTCGGAGGTTGGTTCGTCACATCGAAGCCCGTCCAGACCAAAGACCATGAGCCGATGGAGTTCCTCTCCTTCGAGGACACGACCGCGCTCTACGACGCGACCCTGTTCCCGGGCGCGTACCGGCGCTTCTGCCACCTGCTGACGGCCTCGCGTCCCTTCGTGCTGGAGGGGCGCGTAGAGGAGGACATGGGGGTGTGCACGCTCGTGGTGGAGGGGCTGGCGCGCCTCTGAGATCGGTCAACCTTATTGGGTTGACCTTCAATGAGTCAATCTATATTGGGATTGTAACCGCATAAGTTATTGTTGTTTATTGCATTAATAATACAACAAAAAAAGGTTGACTACCAATAAGTCAACCTATTATGGTTGTACATATGCCGACTCTCTATGTAGGGGTCATTGGCGACATCGTTAGATCACGGCAGATCGCGCCGCACGCGCGGAGCGCTCTTCAGCGTCGAATAGGGCGAACTCTCCAGCAGATAAACAGCCACTTTGCCCTTTCGCTCGCGGCGAAGTTTCTGATAACGATCGGGGATGAGTTTCAAGGTCTCCTTCGAGACCCCGTCGCTATACCCGACCTCGTTCGGGAGCTGGAGATGAATCTACCGAATACAAGTCTAAGGCTCGGAATTGGCCGGGGAGCTCTCTACACAGACCTTGGGGAGTACGCGATCGGCATGGATGGCCCCGCTTGGTATGCAGCGAGGGGAGCCCTGGAGGACGCGAGGGCCAGCCGCCGCTTTGGGGGTGTGTTCGTTGGCTTCGGCCCAAAAGAGGACCAGGTACTAAACGGTATGGCCCGAGTGCTCCACCACGTTCGCTCACGATTGACGATGAAGCAGCGTGAATTGCTCGAGGCATTGCTTCAGGATGAAACGCAAGCGGAGATCGCGACACGTGAAGGTATCAGTAAGCAGGCCGTGAGCAAGCGGGCTCGAGCCGGAGGCCTCGAAGCATACAGGGAGGCCGAGGCCGCCTGGAAGTTGGTCCTGGCTGCCACCAAGCAGCGTTCCCCCTCCCAGGAATGACTCCAGATCCGATCTGGCCGGCAGGCCCAACGGAGCTGACGCTTTGGGCGCAGCTCATTTCGGTATGGATCATCGCAAGCTACGCTATCGCGCCGAACTGCGTGCCCGAGCGGGGGAGGATCGAGGGGCCAGCTCAAAAGATAGCCAAGTTGCTGGCCGCCAGCGCCTTCGCGGGCTGCCTCGGGTGGCTGCTCCCGCCTGCCGGAACAGATGCTCGTGCACGCGTGCTGCTTCTTGTCGCGTTTGCCGTTTTCGTTCTTGGCACAGGATTGATACGTCAAAGGCTGATGAGCGTTCGCGGCGGCGACGGCTTCCTGGCGGAGCTTGAGATAGGAGCCAACGTTGGTCTGCTAGCGGTCAGCGCCCTGGTTATCGGTTTCGGTGGGACCGGTTGGACAGCCACGGAAACCGTTGTGCAATCAGGCAAGGTCACGGCGATCGTTTGCGTAATCGCCGTGGTCGTGGCCGTTTTCAGGTTCGGTACATATGTTGTCCGCGGCGTCCTCAATAAGACCGGTGCAATCCCGCCGCGCGAACCCGAAGGTGGCTCGGGGTCCCTCCCGAGCACGACCGAGCTCAGCCGGGGGCGCAGCATTGGGAATTTGGAACGATTGCTGATGATCGTGGCGATCGTTGTCGGCCGTTATGAAGTGCTCGGATTCCTGGTTGCTGCCAAAGGTCTCATTCGTTCTCGTGAGTTTGAAAACAGAGCCTTCGCCGAGTACTTCATCTTGGGGACCCTCGCAAGCACAACCGTGGCGCTCGTGGTTGGGATCGCGCTCAGGGTAAGTGTCCGGTATTTCTGGGGCCTGGAAGGGTAGCCACTTCGGCGTAGTCTCGCGTGGAGACGGCGGGGTCCAGCGTTCCTCCTCCGTCCGCTGAACCCCGCGGCACCCCTGCTACTTGCCCATGACCTTCCAAATTCGCTCCCACCAAGTCGCCGTTTCGTACGCCGTAGACCAATCCGCGGCGGCCCCCATTCGGTCGCGAACGTCGTCGATCCGAGCACCCGTGAGATCGCAGTAGTTTTCCGCTTCCTTCTTGCGGCGTCCCCAGACGGTTCGGTTGTATGCGGCCATCTGTGGGCACTCGTCGGTTCCTCGATACGGATGGTGGATCACGTAGCGCGCCTGCCAGTTTTCCCGGTCGGCGGTCACCTGAAACTGGAGATCTTCCGGGAAGTGCCCGGCGTCGTATCGCAGGTGGAGCCTCGTCAGGACCGCCTGCCCGGGATCCGGTGTGGTCGTCGAAATCCAAAACGCTCCCAGCGATCGTAGCTCCTCCGCGGTGAGATAAGGGGCGGTGCATGGATCGCATGAAGGGGCGTTCGGGGCGACGTTCCAGCAGTATTCGAGAAACACTGCCTTTCCGCCCTCACGCTCGTGCTGCTTATTGAAGAGCTTGCGGTAGAAGTCCGGAAAGTCGGGCTTCACGAACTCGGGCACGTCGCTTCCGGTCGGCAAACGGACCGTGCGGTAGTTGGTGGTCTCCATTCGTCCGGCTCGTGTGAGCGTGAACACGAACATCTCTTGCGATCCTTGCGCGTTCACCATCCCGAGGCGCAGCGGCAGCATGAGCTTCGGGGATTCGTACGCCACCTGGATGGGGCGCAGGTAGGTGTAGCCGAGCCGTTTCTGCTCTCCCAAGTCCACCTTGGCCACGAAGAAGAACATGCCCTGCCTGATGTAGCTCCGGAGGGCCCGTGAAGCGCCCTCCGGAATCTGATAGCCATTCTGATGCAACCAACGCTCGAGCGCGCGTCCCTCGTCGGCAGACAAGATGAGGATGTCGTACTCGTCGACCTTGTAGCGGGCTTCAACCCGGACGTCGCCCAATGCATTCATAGCCATGACCTGCATCGTCGAGGAATCCTTCCTTCTGATGAGAGACTGGGCCCCGCCTCTCATGCGCAGTTCCTCCGGACACGGATTCGGATCCCAGTACTCCACCAGCCTCGGCACGGAATACGCGTCCAGGTGATCCACCCAGCCGTTCTCCCCCACGTGGACCTGCTCCTTCTTGAGCACGACCGGCACCGGGATGACCACCGCGAACTCCTTGGGATCCCCCTTGAAGTCGCTCGCCATGGTGAGGACGGTCCGGTTCCCGTCGCGCACGAGCACGACTTTGGACGATTGGTTGTAGAGCTTGGCATCGCCCTGGGCGACGTAGAAACCGCAGAAGGCGAGGGCGCCTGGAGCGGCGGCCAGGAGCGGCAGAAGAAGGAAGGGGACCCCGGCCAGGGTTGGGCGGATTCGATCCGCGAGATAGGTCCGATTCATGACACGAGCCTCCGAAATCCAGCGGGTGGAGAGGGGGCTCAAGGGAGAGGGGGCTCAAGGGAGAGGGGAGAGGGATGGGGAGGACTGCCGGCCGGCGCCGTGTGAGCGGAGTCGTCTGCGCCGACTCCCATCACGCTACACCCAGCGCCGGCCAAGTCCAATGTGAAATCAGTTCTTCCACATCTGGTCCCACCAGGGGAACGGCTTGTCCGGATCATCGGACCAGCCCCCGCCCATCTTTCTCCGGATCGAAGCAATGTCCCACCCGGTGAGCGAGGCCAGGGTCTCGGCCTCCTTCACGCGGCGCTCCCGGACGCTCCGGTGATACTCGCGGATGCCGGGGCAGGAGCCTTCCCCCTTCCACGGATGCCGAAGCACGTACCGCGCTTGGAAATTGCTCTGGTCGGATGTCTCCTGAAAGACCAGGTCCTCCGGGAAATGCCGCGCGTCGTACCGCACGTGAAGGCGGGTGATGAACGTGGTCTGGGGAACCGGCTGGGGCGGGTTCGAGCCGGACGCGGGCGAGGCGACCCAGAACGTCCCGAGGCTCCGCAGCTCGTCCGCGGAGAGCGGGTCCGCCGCGCAGGGATCACACCAGCTCATGTTCCAGGCGTACTCGAGGAACACGGCCTCACGATTTTCCTTCTCGACTTGCTGGGTGAACATCGCGCGATAGAAGCGCGGGAAGTCATCCTTCACGTACTCCGGTATGTCCATGCCCTCGGGGAGCCGGACGGTGCGGTAGTTGGTCGTCTCGACGCGACCGTTCTTCGTGATCGCGAAGACGAAGAGCTCCTGCGGCCCATCCGCGTTCGCCATACCGAGCCTGAGCGGGAGCATGAACTTCGCCGATTCGTATGCGACCTGGATCGGGCGCAGGTAGGAGAAGCCCAGCCGCTTCTGTTCGCCCAGGTTCACCTTCGCGACGAAAAATTTCATGCCCTGGCGGAGGTAGCTCCCGAGGACGCGCCGGGCGCCGGGCGGGACGGAGTAGCCGTTCTCCAGGAGCCATGTCTCGAGCCCGCCGCTTTGCTTCGCGGAGAGGATCAAGATGTCGTATTCGCCGACCGTGTAGCGGGCTTCGATCCGGACTCCGAGCGATCGTTCGCGCGCGGAGTTCATCGCGTCGGCGGCCTTCCGCGCCATCCCCTGCGCCATGGGCGCGGACTCCAGCGCTTCGTACCGCATGCAAGGGTCTGGATCGAAATACTCGACCAGACGCGGGGCCGAGTAGGCGTCGAGGTGCTCCAGGACCGCCCGATCGCCCACGTGGATCTGACCCCGGGCAAGGACGGTCGGTACGGGAACCACGATCGCGAACTCCGACGGCTCCCCGCTGTAGTCGTTGGCCATGGTGAGCACGGTCCGATCTCCGTCCCGCACCATGACGACCTTTGAGGCGTGGTTGAAGAGCTTCGCGTTCCCCTGCGCGACATAGAAGCCGCAGAAACTATGCCCCGGTTGGGCCCAGAGCAGGGCGATCCAAAGCAGGCTGCCGGAGAGAAGAAGGCGCTTCATCGAGTACTCCTTCGGGTTGGGGTTTCGAACGCACACGATTCCATTCGTATCGTGGTCCGGGCAAGAGCCGATCGATGAGAGGCACGGCCATCGACCAGAGCGCGAGGGACCACAGGATTCCATTCGTGCGGTACAGGCCGAACTGGATGAAGCCGGCGAAGGCCGTGACGAGAACCGCGAAGAGGATCCTCCCGGCGCGCGAGTTCGGCGTGGTCTTGGGATCGGAGATCATGAAGAAGGCGAAGAGGAGCAGCGCCCCGCTCTCCAGCCGATGGATGGGCACCTCCCACCGCTGCATGGCCCAGAACGCGCGGCCGAACTGGAGGGCCGCGAAGGAAATCAGAAACGCGTACGTCACGTCGCTGCGGGCGGCCCGGTTCACGACGAGGCCGCCGAGACAGGCCATCAGAAATCCAAAGTAGGCGACGCTGCCCCACTGCCCCGGTGAAACCCAGATGGGTGCGCCCAGGAGCATCAGGAACACGAGCCCGATATTCGTCGGGTTGAAGATGTGCTTGCCCTTCCATCGGACCAGGAACTTGCTCGCGATCGTCACGACGGCGGCCAGGATGGCCAGCGCCGCGAAGTTCGTGCGCAGGAGGAGGCAAAGCGAGAGCCCCGAGATGAGGGCGCTCTTGGGGTCGAACTTCGGGAGCCGCCAGAGCTTGGTGCACACGTACTGTGTCAGGAGGGCGGTCGAAAGGAGGAGGGCGGCGCGGCCGGGCGTGATGTCGAAATGGAGCCAGCCCAGGCCGTAAATCAAGAGGCCGGACAGGACGGTGATCTGGTAAATCCTTGGATCGAGGGGGGGCCTGGGTCTTGAGGAATCAGCACGCATGGTGCCTCTCCTACGCCCGGCCCGGCGGGTGTATTCCAAGGATCCTACTTGGCCGGCGTTGACCGCAAGGGCAAATTCGGGGAGACTCGCCGCGTGGCACCGGTTAGGAGCTACCCTGACCTGGCTCGGCACCCAACCGATCAGCCGAGGAGAAGAGATGAGTCACCTCCACATTCCACGGACGGCCGGATCCCGGATCGGAGCGAGCCTCGCCGTGCTCGTTTGGCTCGGCGTTTCGGGCGCCTCGCCTGCCACCGCCGCATCGGATCGCGGCACCTTCTCGATCGTCGCCTACGACTCGGTTACGCAGGAGATGGGCGTCGCGGTTCAGTCCAAGTACTTCAGCGTTGGGACCGATGTTCCATGGGCCGAGGCGGGCGTCGGGGCTGTCGCGACGCAGGCGCGCGTCGATCCTTCCTTCGGGCTCAAGGCGCTCGGTCTCCTCCGTACCGGTTTGAGAGCGGCGGATGTGCTGCGCGCCCTGGCCGCGACCGACTCGGTGTGGGATTCGCGCCAGCTCGGAATTGTGGATGCGCGCGGGGGCGTCGCGAACTGGACGGGGAGCAAGTGCCTCGACTGGGCGGGCGGCGAGGCGGGCGCCGATTTCGTCTGCCAGGGAAATATCCTGGCCGGCCCGGCGGTCGTGTCCGGGATGGCGAAAGCGTACCGCGAGAGCAAGGGGGAGATGGCGGAGCGCCTCCTCGCGGCGCTCGATGCGGCGCAGGCCGCGGGGGGCGACAAGCGGGGCATGCAGTCCGCGGCGCTCCTCGTGGTTCGCCCGAACGCGACGCGGCCTCAGTTCACGCAGCGATACATCGATCTTCGCGTGGAGGACCACAAGACCCCCATCAAGGAGCTGAGGCGCCTGCTCGAGATCCAGGAGGGGTTCCACGGCGCGGACAACCACCTCTTCTACGCCGACCAGTACGAGGCCGCGGGACGCGCGGACCTGGCGACGCGCGAACGCGAGCGCGTGGCGGAGACCCTGCGCCGCGCCCTCGGACGGGGGGAGCGGGATGCCTCGATGCTGAACGGGCTCGCCTGGGCCTGCGCGACCCACGATCTTTATCTCGAGGACGCGCTCAAGGCCGCCGAGCGTGCCGCGTCGCTCGAGCCCAGGAACGTGGACATCCTGGACACGCTCGCGGAGGTCTATTTCCGTCACGGAAACCCGGCGAAGGCGATCGAGGTCGAATCCCGGGCCGCCTCGATCGACCCGAAGAGCCAGTATCTGAAAGACCAGATCGAGCGCTTCCGCAGGGGCGGCGGAGGATAGGCTCCCCATGAGCGCTCGAGCCTTCCCTGTCATCGCGATGGTGGCGGCCGCCGCGCTCGCGGCGTGCGCCCATCCGGCCTGGGCCACCTTTTCCATCGTCGCGTACGACTCGGTCACGCAGGAGCTGGGCGTCGCGGTCCAATCGCGGGCGTTCAGCGTGGGGATGGCCGTTCCCTGGGCCGAGG
It contains:
- the lexA gene encoding transcriptional repressor LexA is translated as MRVTLRRRRAIAIAGGARGHGGNLMLTPRQYAAYEFIAGFLERWGFAPSYEEIRRHLGLRSLNAVAKLIAQLRRRGALAPSPLNAKRSLTPLAWGRARSGRVGRPVRGAERAAATIPLLGVVAAGEPIEAIENPEPVEVPPSLLGPGERYALRVRGDSMIEDGIHDGDLIVVRRALEADDGRTVVAVVDGEATLKRFYRHGAQVELRAANAALRPMQFPASRVQIRGILIGLLRRYS
- a CDS encoding DNA polymerase III subunit alpha, whose translation is MASRFAHLHVHSHYSLMRGADTIEALAQAARGRGMDRFALTDTNALYGFVFYRQICEERGLKPIAGAEVVSASGATPDRAGAAPDRAVLLARGREGYRSLCRVLTARHLDPDFSLARAVRENAASLLLLSGQRSLLSVLRDALPVYAELVPGRDDRGLLRWARGEGIACVATNDVHFVHREGHRLHHTLRAIARNATLDRVPLDDLAEPDRTFLSAEEMEERFPHAPEAIENAGRLAEECAVDWSMGRTVFPSYPLERGDAFEILRARCEAGILHRYGRDPDPAVRARLDRELAVIGDKGFADYFLIVEAITSRTPRICGRGSGAASIVAYLLGITHVDPVRHNLFFERFLSPERKDPPDIDVDFAWDERDQIQLDVLQENGAPVRAAMVANHVGFRSRAAIHEIAKVYGLPEEEIRNVTKRLKHFWGLEDPIERLDGHPRFRDVDFEPPWPEILAQAIALEGHPRHLSVHSGGIVLVPDSLADHVPVEIAPKGVPIVQWEKDQVEDYGLVKMDLLGNRSLAVIRDALLAVARNTGREIDERTWNPIDDPDTRRLVAEGDTLGCFYAESPSMRQLQRKAGVGDFDHLVIHSSIIRPAANRYIREYVRRLQGGAYDPIHPALQHTLDETYGIMVYQEDVTKVSMEMAGFTLAHAEGLRKALGHKRPVKPLRAYQEEFFAGAAERGVDRPVVEQVWEMILSFAGYSFCKPHSASYALVSFRSAWLRAHFPAEFMAAVISNQGGYYSTFAYVSEARRMGLRVLPPDVNASAREYTGRGRELRVGLMQLKGFHAEAAGALLGERARGGPFASFAELRRRVALHLSDAELLVKSGACDSIGEGRTRPELLWELYLGLGANGRPGATGDLFAPEPVNAPHAQAYDRATVLRHEVETLGFLLSAHPLEPFERALKTRGVIRACDLSRHAGQRVRVGGWFVTSKPVQTKDHEPMEFLSFEDTTALYDATLFPGAYRRFCHLLTASRPFVLEGRVEEDMGVCTLVVEGLARL
- a CDS encoding DUF2330 domain-containing protein — its product is MNRTYLADRIRPTLAGVPFLLLPLLAAAPGALAFCGFYVAQGDAKLYNQSSKVVLVRDGNRTVLTMASDFKGDPKEFAVVIPVPVVLKKEQVHVGENGWVDHLDAYSVPRLVEYWDPNPCPEELRMRGGAQSLIRRKDSSTMQVMAMNALGDVRVEARYKVDEYDILILSADEGRALERWLHQNGYQIPEGASRALRSYIRQGMFFFVAKVDLGEQKRLGYTYLRPIQVAYESPKLMLPLRLGMVNAQGSQEMFVFTLTRAGRMETTNYRTVRLPTGSDVPEFVKPDFPDFYRKLFNKQHEREGGKAVFLEYCWNVAPNAPSCDPCTAPYLTAEELRSLGAFWISTTTPDPGQAVLTRLHLRYDAGHFPEDLQFQVTADRENWQARYVIHHPYRGTDECPQMAAYNRTVWGRRKKEAENYCDLTGARIDDVRDRMGAAADWSTAYETATWWERIWKVMGK
- a CDS encoding DUF2330 domain-containing protein, with the translated sequence MKRLLLSGSLLWIALLWAQPGHSFCGFYVAQGNAKLFNHASKVVMVRDGDRTVLTMANDYSGEPSEFAIVVPVPTVLARGQIHVGDRAVLEHLDAYSAPRLVEYFDPDPCMRYEALESAPMAQGMARKAADAMNSARERSLGVRIEARYTVGEYDILILSAKQSGGLETWLLENGYSVPPGARRVLGSYLRQGMKFFVAKVNLGEQKRLGFSYLRPIQVAYESAKFMLPLRLGMANADGPQELFVFAITKNGRVETTNYRTVRLPEGMDIPEYVKDDFPRFYRAMFTQQVEKENREAVFLEYAWNMSWCDPCAADPLSADELRSLGTFWVASPASGSNPPQPVPQTTFITRLHVRYDARHFPEDLVFQETSDQSNFQARYVLRHPWKGEGSCPGIREYHRSVRERRVKEAETLASLTGWDIASIRRKMGGGWSDDPDKPFPWWDQMWKN
- a CDS encoding DUF1028 domain-containing protein, whose translation is MVPLLRPARRVYSKDPTWPALTARANSGRLAAWHRLGATLTWLGTQPISRGEEMSHLHIPRTAGSRIGASLAVLVWLGVSGASPATAASDRGTFSIVAYDSVTQEMGVAVQSKYFSVGTDVPWAEAGVGAVATQARVDPSFGLKALGLLRTGLRAADVLRALAATDSVWDSRQLGIVDARGGVANWTGSKCLDWAGGEAGADFVCQGNILAGPAVVSGMAKAYRESKGEMAERLLAALDAAQAAGGDKRGMQSAALLVVRPNATRPQFTQRYIDLRVEDHKTPIKELRRLLEIQEGFHGADNHLFYADQYEAAGRADLATRERERVAETLRRALGRGERDASMLNGLAWACATHDLYLEDALKAAERAASLEPRNVDILDTLAEVYFRHGNPAKAIEVESRAASIDPKSQYLKDQIERFRRGGGG